One window of the Phalacrocorax aristotelis chromosome 19, bGulAri2.1, whole genome shotgun sequence genome contains the following:
- the LOC142066429 gene encoding chloride channel protein ClC-Kb-like isoform X3: MECNIPGVLREEERVLVSEQSWRPCPEARRRLRAHLWLYQEVGDILALKYLSWSMYPTALAAFSTGFSQSITPHSGGSGIPELKTILTGVVLEDYLAIQNFGAKVVGLTCTLACGSTIFVGKVGPFVHLTAMAAAYLGKMRTSVTKEYENKFKQNEMLVAAQAVGVATVFGAPVSGVLFSIEVMSSHFAVRDYWRGFFAATCGAFMFRLLTIFNSEQETIVAVFKSDLRIDFPFDLLETFFFVILGAVCGLLGCAFLFCQRWLLAAVRENRLTAKLLATEKPIYTVLVVLLFSSITFPPGLGQLMASRLTMKEYLTSLFDNRTWGTLVSNATDPTGVDPRGLWQEWCHPSATIFGTLAFFLLMKFWMLILATTLPLPAGYFMPIFIYGAAIGRLLGETVALLFPRGLHLEGDPRPVIPGGYALAGAAAFSGSVTHTISTTLLVCEATGYLGHLLPVVLAVLVANAITQKHQPSFYDGTIIVKKLPYLPRIRSRHVASYEVVVEEFMERRVVALAKGSGFEEVLVALDASAAAEYPVVESAGSPTLVGTVSRAQLVAFLQSHEHPRAPPGQKLATTGTLGDNCTIEPVMLQLLPWTSLHQAHHLFELLKLQRIFVTRFGELVGAVSRVELRRAIEELTNPK; this comes from the exons ATGGAGTGCAACATCCCAGGGGTTCTGCGGGAAGAGGAGAGGGTGCTGGTGtcggagcagagctggagaccCTGCCCCGAAGCCCGGAGGAGGCTCCGAG cccaccTGTGGCTTTACCAAGAAGTTGGTGACATCTTGGCGCTCAAGTACCTCTCATGGAGCATGTACCCCACAGCGCTGGCAGCCTTCTCCACCGGCTTCTCCCAAAGCATCACCCCGCACTCGGGAG GCTCTGGCATCCCGGAGCTGAAGACCATCCTGACGGGCGTCGTGCTGGAGGACTACCTGGCCATCCAAAACTTCGGAGCCAAGGTGGTGGGGTTGACCTGCACCCTGGCATGCGGCAGCACCATTTTCGTCGGCAAAGTG GGGCCTTTTGTCCACCTCACCGCCATGGCGGCCGCGTATTTGGGGAAGATGCGGACCTCGGTCACAAAGGAGTATGAG AACAAGTTCAAGCAGAACGAGATGCTTGTGGCAGCGCAAGCCGTCGGGGTGGCCACAGTGTTCGGGGCACCCGTCAGCG GGGTGCTTTTCAGCATCGAGGTGATGTCCTCCCACTTCGCCGTGCGGGATTACTGGCGGGGCTTCTTCGCCGCGACCTGCGGCGCGTTCATGTTTCGCCTCCTCACCATCTTCAACAGCGAGCAAG aaaCCATCGTTGCTGTTTTTAAGAGCGACCTCAGGATTGATTTCCCCTTCGACCTCTTGGAGACCTTCTTTTTTGTGATTTTGGG GGCCGTTTGCGGGCTCCTGGGCTGCGCCTTCCTCTTCTGCCAGCGCTGGCTGCTGGCGGCCGTCAGGGAGAACCGGCTCACAGCCAAGCTGCTGGCCACCGA AAAGCCCATCTACACTGTGCTGGTGGTGCTGCTCTTCTCCTCCATCACCTTCCCGCccgggctggggcagctgatgGCCTCCAGG CTCACCATGAAGGAGTACCTCACCTCCCTCTTCGACAACCGCACTTGGGGCACGCTGGTCTCCAACGCCACTGACCCCACCGGCGTGGACCCTCGGGGGCTCTGGCAGGAGTGGTGCCACCCCTCCGCCACCATCTTCGGCACCTTGGCCTTCTTCCTGCTGATGAAG ttctGGATGCTGATCCTGGCCACcaccctgcccctgcccgcCGGCTACTTCATGCCCATCTTCATCTACG GAGCTGCCATCGGGCGCTTGCTGGGGGAGACGgtggccctgctcttcccccgGGGCCTCCATCTGGAGGGGGACCCCCGCCCCGTCATCCCTGGCGGCTACGCCCTGGCCG GTGCAGCTGCCTTTTCGGGCTCGGTGACTCACACCATCTCCACGACTTTACTGGTGTGCGAGGCCACCGGTTACCTGGGCCACCTCCTCCCCGTCGTCCTGGCCGTGCTGGTGGCCAACGCCATCACCCAGAAGCATCAACCGTCCTTCTACGACGGCACCATCATTGTCAAGAAGCTGCCCTACCTGCCCCGCATCCGCAGCCGGCACGTGGC CTCCTACGAAGTGGTGGTGGAGGAGTTCATGGAGCGCCGGGTGGTGGCCTTGGCCAAGGGTAGTGGCTTCGAGGAGGTGCTGGTGGCCTTGGATGCCTCCGCCGCTGCCGAATACCCTGTGGTGGAGAGCGCAG GGTCACCCACGCTGGTGGGCACCgtcagcagagcccagctggtCGCCTTCCTCCAGAGCCACGAGCACCCCCGGGCACCCCCGGGGCAGAAG CTGGCCACCACAGGGACGCTCGGGGACAACTGCACCATCGAGCCCGTCATGCTCCAGCTCTTGCCGTGGACCTCCCTGCACCAG GCCCATCACCTCTTTGAGCTGCTGAAGCTGCAGCGCATCTTCGTCACCCGCTTCGGGGAGCTGGTGGGAGCCGTCAGCAGGGTGGAG CTGCGGAGAGCAATCGAGGAGCTCACCAACCCCAAGTGA
- the LOC142066429 gene encoding chloride channel protein ClC-Kb-like isoform X4: MECNIPGVLREEERVLVSEQSWRPCPEARRRLRGETHTQRGGILGGWGDLGGVITALPPLPPAGCLEWVKRQLFRVGEDWYFLFVLGVLMATISFVMDMVTSRLYQAHLWLYQEVGDILALKYLSWSMYPTALAAFSTGFSQSITPHSGGSGIPELKTILTGVVLEDYLAIQNFGAKVVGLTCTLACGSTIFVGKVGPFVHLTAMAAAYLGKMRTSVTKEYENKFKQNEMLVAAQAVGVATVFGAPVSGVLFSIEVMSSHFAVRDYWRGFFAATCGAFMFRLLTIFNSEQETIVAVFKSDLRIDFPFDLLETFFFVILGAVCGLLGCAFLFCQRWLLAAVRENRLTAKLLATEKPIYTVLVVLLFSSITFPPGLGQLMASRLTMKEYLTSLFDNRTWGTLVSNATDPTGVDPRGLWQEWCHPSATIFGTLAFFLLMKFWMLILATTLPLPAGYFMPIFIYGAAIGRLLGETVALLFPRGLHLEGDPRPVIPGGYALAGAAAFSGSVTHTISTTLLVCEATGYLGHLLPVVLAVLVANAITQKHQPSFYDGTIIVKKLPYLPRIRSRHVASYEVVVEEFMERRVVALAKGSGFEEVLVALDASAAAEYPVVESAGSPTLVGTVSRAQLVAFLQSHEHPRAPPGQKLATTGTLGDNCTIEPVMLQLLPWTSLHQAHHLFELLKLQRIFVTRFGELVGAVSRVELRRAIEELTNPK, from the exons ATGGAGTGCAACATCCCAGGGGTTCTGCGGGAAGAGGAGAGGGTGCTGGTGtcggagcagagctggagaccCTGCCCCGAAGCCCGGAGGAGGCTCCGAGGTGAGACCCACACCCAACGTGGGGGGATCTTGGGGGGTTGGGGTGATTTGGGGGGGGTCATCACCGCgttgccccccctcccccccgcagGGTGCCTGGAGTGGGTGAAGCGGCAGCTTTTCCGTGTCGGGGAGGATTGGTATTTCCTCTTCGTCCTGGGGGTCCTCATGGCCACCATCAGCTTCGTGATGGACATGGTCACCTCCAGGCTCTACCAGG cccaccTGTGGCTTTACCAAGAAGTTGGTGACATCTTGGCGCTCAAGTACCTCTCATGGAGCATGTACCCCACAGCGCTGGCAGCCTTCTCCACCGGCTTCTCCCAAAGCATCACCCCGCACTCGGGAG GCTCTGGCATCCCGGAGCTGAAGACCATCCTGACGGGCGTCGTGCTGGAGGACTACCTGGCCATCCAAAACTTCGGAGCCAAGGTGGTGGGGTTGACCTGCACCCTGGCATGCGGCAGCACCATTTTCGTCGGCAAAGTG GGGCCTTTTGTCCACCTCACCGCCATGGCGGCCGCGTATTTGGGGAAGATGCGGACCTCGGTCACAAAGGAGTATGAG AACAAGTTCAAGCAGAACGAGATGCTTGTGGCAGCGCAAGCCGTCGGGGTGGCCACAGTGTTCGGGGCACCCGTCAGCG GGGTGCTTTTCAGCATCGAGGTGATGTCCTCCCACTTCGCCGTGCGGGATTACTGGCGGGGCTTCTTCGCCGCGACCTGCGGCGCGTTCATGTTTCGCCTCCTCACCATCTTCAACAGCGAGCAAG aaaCCATCGTTGCTGTTTTTAAGAGCGACCTCAGGATTGATTTCCCCTTCGACCTCTTGGAGACCTTCTTTTTTGTGATTTTGGG GGCCGTTTGCGGGCTCCTGGGCTGCGCCTTCCTCTTCTGCCAGCGCTGGCTGCTGGCGGCCGTCAGGGAGAACCGGCTCACAGCCAAGCTGCTGGCCACCGA AAAGCCCATCTACACTGTGCTGGTGGTGCTGCTCTTCTCCTCCATCACCTTCCCGCccgggctggggcagctgatgGCCTCCAGG CTCACCATGAAGGAGTACCTCACCTCCCTCTTCGACAACCGCACTTGGGGCACGCTGGTCTCCAACGCCACTGACCCCACCGGCGTGGACCCTCGGGGGCTCTGGCAGGAGTGGTGCCACCCCTCCGCCACCATCTTCGGCACCTTGGCCTTCTTCCTGCTGATGAAG ttctGGATGCTGATCCTGGCCACcaccctgcccctgcccgcCGGCTACTTCATGCCCATCTTCATCTACG GAGCTGCCATCGGGCGCTTGCTGGGGGAGACGgtggccctgctcttcccccgGGGCCTCCATCTGGAGGGGGACCCCCGCCCCGTCATCCCTGGCGGCTACGCCCTGGCCG GTGCAGCTGCCTTTTCGGGCTCGGTGACTCACACCATCTCCACGACTTTACTGGTGTGCGAGGCCACCGGTTACCTGGGCCACCTCCTCCCCGTCGTCCTGGCCGTGCTGGTGGCCAACGCCATCACCCAGAAGCATCAACCGTCCTTCTACGACGGCACCATCATTGTCAAGAAGCTGCCCTACCTGCCCCGCATCCGCAGCCGGCACGTGGC CTCCTACGAAGTGGTGGTGGAGGAGTTCATGGAGCGCCGGGTGGTGGCCTTGGCCAAGGGTAGTGGCTTCGAGGAGGTGCTGGTGGCCTTGGATGCCTCCGCCGCTGCCGAATACCCTGTGGTGGAGAGCGCAG GGTCACCCACGCTGGTGGGCACCgtcagcagagcccagctggtCGCCTTCCTCCAGAGCCACGAGCACCCCCGGGCACCCCCGGGGCAGAAG CTGGCCACCACAGGGACGCTCGGGGACAACTGCACCATCGAGCCCGTCATGCTCCAGCTCTTGCCGTGGACCTCCCTGCACCAG GCCCATCACCTCTTTGAGCTGCTGAAGCTGCAGCGCATCTTCGTCACCCGCTTCGGGGAGCTGGTGGGAGCCGTCAGCAGGGTGGAG CTGCGGAGAGCAATCGAGGAGCTCACCAACCCCAAGTGA
- the LOC142066429 gene encoding chloride channel protein ClC-Kb-like isoform X1, whose amino-acid sequence MECNIPGVLREEERVLVSEQSWRPCPEARRRLRGCLEWVKRQLFRVGEDWYFLFVLGVLMATISFVMDMVTSRLYQAHLWLYQEVGDILALKYLSWSMYPTALAAFSTGFSQSITPHSGGSGIPELKTILTGVVLEDYLAIQNFGAKVVGLTCTLACGSTIFVGKVGPFVHLTAMAAAYLGKMRTSVTKEYENKFKQNEMLVAAQAVGVATVFGAPVSGVLFSIEVMSSHFAVRDYWRGFFAATCGAFMFRLLTIFNSEQETIVAVFKSDLRIDFPFDLLETFFFVILGAVCGLLGCAFLFCQRWLLAAVRENRLTAKLLATEKPIYTVLVVLLFSSITFPPGLGQLMASRLTMKEYLTSLFDNRTWGTLVSNATDPTGVDPRGLWQEWCHPSATIFGTLAFFLLMKFWMLILATTLPLPAGYFMPIFIYGAAIGRLLGETVALLFPRGLHLEGDPRPVIPGGYALAGAAAFSGSVTHTISTTLLVCEATGYLGHLLPVVLAVLVANAITQKHQPSFYDGTIIVKKLPYLPRIRSRHVASYEVVVEEFMERRVVALAKGSGFEEVLVALDASAAAEYPVVESAGSPTLVGTVSRAQLVAFLQSHEHPRAPPGQKLATTGTLGDNCTIEPVMLQLLPWTSLHQAHHLFELLKLQRIFVTRFGELVGAVSRVELRRAIEELTNPK is encoded by the exons ATGGAGTGCAACATCCCAGGGGTTCTGCGGGAAGAGGAGAGGGTGCTGGTGtcggagcagagctggagaccCTGCCCCGAAGCCCGGAGGAGGCTCCGAG GGTGCCTGGAGTGGGTGAAGCGGCAGCTTTTCCGTGTCGGGGAGGATTGGTATTTCCTCTTCGTCCTGGGGGTCCTCATGGCCACCATCAGCTTCGTGATGGACATGGTCACCTCCAGGCTCTACCAGG cccaccTGTGGCTTTACCAAGAAGTTGGTGACATCTTGGCGCTCAAGTACCTCTCATGGAGCATGTACCCCACAGCGCTGGCAGCCTTCTCCACCGGCTTCTCCCAAAGCATCACCCCGCACTCGGGAG GCTCTGGCATCCCGGAGCTGAAGACCATCCTGACGGGCGTCGTGCTGGAGGACTACCTGGCCATCCAAAACTTCGGAGCCAAGGTGGTGGGGTTGACCTGCACCCTGGCATGCGGCAGCACCATTTTCGTCGGCAAAGTG GGGCCTTTTGTCCACCTCACCGCCATGGCGGCCGCGTATTTGGGGAAGATGCGGACCTCGGTCACAAAGGAGTATGAG AACAAGTTCAAGCAGAACGAGATGCTTGTGGCAGCGCAAGCCGTCGGGGTGGCCACAGTGTTCGGGGCACCCGTCAGCG GGGTGCTTTTCAGCATCGAGGTGATGTCCTCCCACTTCGCCGTGCGGGATTACTGGCGGGGCTTCTTCGCCGCGACCTGCGGCGCGTTCATGTTTCGCCTCCTCACCATCTTCAACAGCGAGCAAG aaaCCATCGTTGCTGTTTTTAAGAGCGACCTCAGGATTGATTTCCCCTTCGACCTCTTGGAGACCTTCTTTTTTGTGATTTTGGG GGCCGTTTGCGGGCTCCTGGGCTGCGCCTTCCTCTTCTGCCAGCGCTGGCTGCTGGCGGCCGTCAGGGAGAACCGGCTCACAGCCAAGCTGCTGGCCACCGA AAAGCCCATCTACACTGTGCTGGTGGTGCTGCTCTTCTCCTCCATCACCTTCCCGCccgggctggggcagctgatgGCCTCCAGG CTCACCATGAAGGAGTACCTCACCTCCCTCTTCGACAACCGCACTTGGGGCACGCTGGTCTCCAACGCCACTGACCCCACCGGCGTGGACCCTCGGGGGCTCTGGCAGGAGTGGTGCCACCCCTCCGCCACCATCTTCGGCACCTTGGCCTTCTTCCTGCTGATGAAG ttctGGATGCTGATCCTGGCCACcaccctgcccctgcccgcCGGCTACTTCATGCCCATCTTCATCTACG GAGCTGCCATCGGGCGCTTGCTGGGGGAGACGgtggccctgctcttcccccgGGGCCTCCATCTGGAGGGGGACCCCCGCCCCGTCATCCCTGGCGGCTACGCCCTGGCCG GTGCAGCTGCCTTTTCGGGCTCGGTGACTCACACCATCTCCACGACTTTACTGGTGTGCGAGGCCACCGGTTACCTGGGCCACCTCCTCCCCGTCGTCCTGGCCGTGCTGGTGGCCAACGCCATCACCCAGAAGCATCAACCGTCCTTCTACGACGGCACCATCATTGTCAAGAAGCTGCCCTACCTGCCCCGCATCCGCAGCCGGCACGTGGC CTCCTACGAAGTGGTGGTGGAGGAGTTCATGGAGCGCCGGGTGGTGGCCTTGGCCAAGGGTAGTGGCTTCGAGGAGGTGCTGGTGGCCTTGGATGCCTCCGCCGCTGCCGAATACCCTGTGGTGGAGAGCGCAG GGTCACCCACGCTGGTGGGCACCgtcagcagagcccagctggtCGCCTTCCTCCAGAGCCACGAGCACCCCCGGGCACCCCCGGGGCAGAAG CTGGCCACCACAGGGACGCTCGGGGACAACTGCACCATCGAGCCCGTCATGCTCCAGCTCTTGCCGTGGACCTCCCTGCACCAG GCCCATCACCTCTTTGAGCTGCTGAAGCTGCAGCGCATCTTCGTCACCCGCTTCGGGGAGCTGGTGGGAGCCGTCAGCAGGGTGGAG CTGCGGAGAGCAATCGAGGAGCTCACCAACCCCAAGTGA
- the LOC142066429 gene encoding chloride channel protein ClC-Kb-like isoform X2: protein MECNIPGVLREEERVLVSEQSWRPCPEARRRLRGCLEWVKRQLFRVGEDWYFLFVLGVLMATISFVMDMVTSRLYQAHLWLYQEVGDILALKYLSWSMYPTALAAFSTGFSQSITPHSGGSGIPELKTILTGVVLEDYLAIQNFGAKVVGLTCTLACGSTIFVGKVGPFVHLTAMAAAYLGKMRTSVTKEYENKFKQNEMLVAAQAVGVATVFGAPVSGVLFSIEVMSSHFAVRDYWRGFFAATCGAFMFRLLTIFNSEQETIVAVFKSDLRIDFPFDLLETFFFVILGKPIYTVLVVLLFSSITFPPGLGQLMASRLTMKEYLTSLFDNRTWGTLVSNATDPTGVDPRGLWQEWCHPSATIFGTLAFFLLMKFWMLILATTLPLPAGYFMPIFIYGAAIGRLLGETVALLFPRGLHLEGDPRPVIPGGYALAGAAAFSGSVTHTISTTLLVCEATGYLGHLLPVVLAVLVANAITQKHQPSFYDGTIIVKKLPYLPRIRSRHVASYEVVVEEFMERRVVALAKGSGFEEVLVALDASAAAEYPVVESAGSPTLVGTVSRAQLVAFLQSHEHPRAPPGQKLATTGTLGDNCTIEPVMLQLLPWTSLHQAHHLFELLKLQRIFVTRFGELVGAVSRVELRRAIEELTNPK, encoded by the exons ATGGAGTGCAACATCCCAGGGGTTCTGCGGGAAGAGGAGAGGGTGCTGGTGtcggagcagagctggagaccCTGCCCCGAAGCCCGGAGGAGGCTCCGAG GGTGCCTGGAGTGGGTGAAGCGGCAGCTTTTCCGTGTCGGGGAGGATTGGTATTTCCTCTTCGTCCTGGGGGTCCTCATGGCCACCATCAGCTTCGTGATGGACATGGTCACCTCCAGGCTCTACCAGG cccaccTGTGGCTTTACCAAGAAGTTGGTGACATCTTGGCGCTCAAGTACCTCTCATGGAGCATGTACCCCACAGCGCTGGCAGCCTTCTCCACCGGCTTCTCCCAAAGCATCACCCCGCACTCGGGAG GCTCTGGCATCCCGGAGCTGAAGACCATCCTGACGGGCGTCGTGCTGGAGGACTACCTGGCCATCCAAAACTTCGGAGCCAAGGTGGTGGGGTTGACCTGCACCCTGGCATGCGGCAGCACCATTTTCGTCGGCAAAGTG GGGCCTTTTGTCCACCTCACCGCCATGGCGGCCGCGTATTTGGGGAAGATGCGGACCTCGGTCACAAAGGAGTATGAG AACAAGTTCAAGCAGAACGAGATGCTTGTGGCAGCGCAAGCCGTCGGGGTGGCCACAGTGTTCGGGGCACCCGTCAGCG GGGTGCTTTTCAGCATCGAGGTGATGTCCTCCCACTTCGCCGTGCGGGATTACTGGCGGGGCTTCTTCGCCGCGACCTGCGGCGCGTTCATGTTTCGCCTCCTCACCATCTTCAACAGCGAGCAAG aaaCCATCGTTGCTGTTTTTAAGAGCGACCTCAGGATTGATTTCCCCTTCGACCTCTTGGAGACCTTCTTTTTTGTGATTTTGGG AAAGCCCATCTACACTGTGCTGGTGGTGCTGCTCTTCTCCTCCATCACCTTCCCGCccgggctggggcagctgatgGCCTCCAGG CTCACCATGAAGGAGTACCTCACCTCCCTCTTCGACAACCGCACTTGGGGCACGCTGGTCTCCAACGCCACTGACCCCACCGGCGTGGACCCTCGGGGGCTCTGGCAGGAGTGGTGCCACCCCTCCGCCACCATCTTCGGCACCTTGGCCTTCTTCCTGCTGATGAAG ttctGGATGCTGATCCTGGCCACcaccctgcccctgcccgcCGGCTACTTCATGCCCATCTTCATCTACG GAGCTGCCATCGGGCGCTTGCTGGGGGAGACGgtggccctgctcttcccccgGGGCCTCCATCTGGAGGGGGACCCCCGCCCCGTCATCCCTGGCGGCTACGCCCTGGCCG GTGCAGCTGCCTTTTCGGGCTCGGTGACTCACACCATCTCCACGACTTTACTGGTGTGCGAGGCCACCGGTTACCTGGGCCACCTCCTCCCCGTCGTCCTGGCCGTGCTGGTGGCCAACGCCATCACCCAGAAGCATCAACCGTCCTTCTACGACGGCACCATCATTGTCAAGAAGCTGCCCTACCTGCCCCGCATCCGCAGCCGGCACGTGGC CTCCTACGAAGTGGTGGTGGAGGAGTTCATGGAGCGCCGGGTGGTGGCCTTGGCCAAGGGTAGTGGCTTCGAGGAGGTGCTGGTGGCCTTGGATGCCTCCGCCGCTGCCGAATACCCTGTGGTGGAGAGCGCAG GGTCACCCACGCTGGTGGGCACCgtcagcagagcccagctggtCGCCTTCCTCCAGAGCCACGAGCACCCCCGGGCACCCCCGGGGCAGAAG CTGGCCACCACAGGGACGCTCGGGGACAACTGCACCATCGAGCCCGTCATGCTCCAGCTCTTGCCGTGGACCTCCCTGCACCAG GCCCATCACCTCTTTGAGCTGCTGAAGCTGCAGCGCATCTTCGTCACCCGCTTCGGGGAGCTGGTGGGAGCCGTCAGCAGGGTGGAG CTGCGGAGAGCAATCGAGGAGCTCACCAACCCCAAGTGA